The DNA region tttgacatgtcaatttggacttaagggtcaaaagttacagccattttaaggtaaagatgcaaatttaaaacttaaatatctcaaaatggcgcaagccaaattttaagcactaggttgcatttgaaagaagagatctagcactacaaacgctgaaaaatctcagggtgtttttctttaaacttgagatatcttcatttgaaaagtctaattttcaaggaaaaccatatgggaccacctaacgaaattcgaaaattgtccaaatatatgttttccatgtaattttgcccgctgaatctgaatctgccctcagaattgagccaaaatgtcaacaaatcgatttttggtcatattttgggtttccatgtaaaattatcatttaaacccaaaatatgaccaaaaatcgatttgttgacattttggctcaattctgagggcagattcagatttagcgggcaaaattacatggaaaaacatatatttggacaattttcgaatttcgttagggtggtcccatatggttttcccttgaaaattagactttttcaaatgaagatatctcaagtttaaagaaaaacacccctaagattttttcagcgtttgtagtgctagatctcttctttcaaatgcaacctagtgctcaaaatttggcttgcgccattttgagatatttaagttttaaatttgcatcttttttaccttaaaatggctgtaacttttaagtccaaattgacatgtcaaaaatgaaaatgtttgttttgtagagctctaaaagtgcaccgaatatcacttttctctaaaagttaaccctgaattgccacgttcaaaaactgatttttgaaggtttgctcagatgcttttataaatttggtcatagaaggcgtagattacgagataaattttggtgtcttcgacaaagttgcttggattggcaagcccatcaactttctagaagacaaaaaaattcccaaaaatattcctgaaaagttagattttcaaaatcaccctaatcgtgaaccaccctaattttgaaccaaaccaaaagttgcccctttccatttgcaacaactcttctgaagacaccaaagctccaaaacgtcaccatttttcggaaaatccattttccacttaattttgcgatctggaccactgtgcactggtaTGAAACATGCTTACCGTACTGAATTTAATACTGGTATCTACAtggttttcaaatatatttacttatttgatgatttttgcttttcttttaaatatttttataccaaaacgTTTTTCTAGTTTAGAGAAACAAGAGATAAATGAGCATGGCGGCAGCTGTCACGCGAGTGGTAAACTGCATTTAGAATGTATGGGGGAAATCATTAAAAGTTAATTATGTTTAATATAAATCAAAACTGATGCTTGAAAAGTAGACGTAGAGATAGGTTAATATTCTATCTACTGACAGGAAAAAAATTactgattttccccatataaatttaaatttcttaccACTACTTGTGCAGCGCCATCTCTGAAAGATTTCTGGAGAAATCTGGAGgtttaaaaattcgccaaaagtctaatttgaaccattttttattttatttttcaaaataacattgGAAAGcagatcttttaattttttatgaacatcttgattaaaaaaatacttcagaaGGTTAGCTGACCAATCTtaagagaatttcccctacatcTACTACTAAATCGGACTCATCGGTTTGATGGAAAACAACAAAAGCatttctatttcttttttttttttttcatagagtATATTTTCGTTCATTCTGTGAAGCACTGTTCATCATATTAATATTCGTGTCACTACGTAACGtactaaattcaattaaattaaatgttattgtgcTCAACTTGGTTCTTGCTTATGCAACAATACTACCATAGAAAGTGGTGTTTAAACCACTAAAAGCATGCTTGATCCCCAGATTACTTCTTGAGTGCCTTGTAGATTAATACTAGTCCGATTCCGGCGGCCAGCGCAGATCCTGCGATGATGGCCATCCGTTGGCAGCTGCAAATAAGGTGAAATAGTTGTTCAATCATAATTTGGTGACGACAGTGTTGTAGGAAAAGTTAAGTCACGGAACATCATTTGTTATTGCTTGGAGCTGATAAGGGTATCACGTGGAGAGTAAGGGATAGTTTTGAGGTGAAAGGAAGTGATCGGATTCTACTCAGCGGCAGGAAAAACACAAAGGatgaaaaataatgaaacaaaCGTATTTATTTAACTATGAATCCTGACTGGAAGTCAGCACCATCACAAAAGCTTAGTACAAATTGAATGTCAATTAGAAATAATAGATTGTGTTGTCATATTAAATACTCGCAAAATATTGTGCTTAAACTTAACAcgcaaaacaaagcaaaaaagcatTTCTCGCGCGGAAGGATCATCCAAACAGTTTGGCCTTGAGCGAACCGAACCAGGACGATCCGGCTGACGGAGAAGCGGAACTAAGGTGGGAGgggaaaaatgaagaaaacaaaGTGGTTATCACAGAGGAATGCCGCGCAAGAGTGAGCTACTGATAAGCTAGCAGGAAGATACTTACTCTGGCTGGCAGGCCGCTTTCTTCTTTTTTCGCTCGGCCTCAATGATTTCTCCCACGACGAACTGCTTCATCTGTTCCCTAATGAGGAGAGAATAAACGTTAGCTAATGTATGTGACAAAATCCCAAATTGTCCTACTTGGCATCGCTGCTGTGTCCGACGTCGACAAACTCCGTGGTGGCATCCTTTCCAGCGGCTTCAACCAGCACCTCCTCACCTCCGGGATGCTGCAAACAAAGGAGGACCACAAATCGAAAGTTAGAATTTCAATGACTCAGAAAGCGGATCGGTTCCCTCGTTACCTCGGCCTGGAACTTGGTGACGTCGTACACCTTGTCGTCGATGATCATCCACAGGTCGGTCGCCGTATTGTGCTTTGCCACCTCGGCCAGGGTGAATTGTTTAAGGTCGGCCATTGTCACTAGGGCTTAGTTTTGAGATTTCGGTGTCCTCGCGGGTGATAAGGGAACGCTAGTAATGGCGATCCGAACAAGGTGTTCAACGCAGTGGAGTGGAGTGGAATGATGACGAGTGACGAAGAGAGAGAAAGCTCAACAGCAGACCAGACCAGCAGGAAAACAGGTGGCTGTCAACATTACATCGCAGCAAACGCGCAACGCAAGGGATGAACTCAGGAGGCCGTGGTTTCTTCGTAGACTCGTTAGGGTgattgaattttgtattttgattgTTTGAATAACTCTTTGGGTtcttctcaaaaaacaaaactcgTTTGGCAAAATAAATGCTAAGAGCTCTTAGGATATCAATATACCTATTCTATGCCTAAACCGACGACCCTAAATTCTTAAGGATTTACTTTTATTCAgttctattttctattttttaattcattgcgTTTGAAAAGTTGCGCATTCtatttctggttttttttttgaaaaggtctaattaaccaaattttcagtttttgctttttgggtgtttttgaaaccgccttgagtcaggggtattgaaaaacacccaaaaaagcaaaaactaaaaatttggtttattggacatttaaaaaaaaactccagatttctaattcgtaaatttaattttaccattataattttttttttaattttccaaacttttgaattttaaaaattgttgagctctcgattttttaaaattcaataattttatattttttttattattttttgtttacatatttgtattcccaaaattctaaacttctttttttaatttctccaTGCTATCCctgtcaaatcaatccgaattctgaaacggaatctaattagaatcgtacacaaattccgtttcaaacgcaacaaccgtttcgaacacggaaccggttgttgcgttttaaacggaatttgtatacgattctaattagattccgtttccgcaggccaaggattgatacctaagagcatgcaatggcactgaccttgttgcgtgctcttcggttgacgtccacgtaaggaacatcctggaaggagcgtaactaactacatccgtaattctgttagatcatccgaattatcttgatcagaacagtatagctctggttccttgcgagtgtcctattttcttacctccacgttggcttggttttcatgatgacctagctggtggcctgtggaaacggatcgtaaacctttgaccaccgcgggtcagagtcgagacggctaaaagaaaggggcgcgacaatgtgggaaagggaagtaatttgtgattgtagacggtattgttttgattcgcagtatgttgagtcaactgctgtggatgtacccgaaacatcgcacaacgggatTTTTCTTCTCATCTTTCTCAGCTACCatctatctcctatttttattttgctctactgattcgTACTTCACCACTAATTCTTCTGTTTACCatttggttttgattttattaactcTTGATTCTCGTATCTCTCAATGCTTGTcactctttttgccttcctcactttactgaggaaaggctataaaatcactcgaaaaatgaacttctcaattagacctcctagacccaccttcatgtatacctatcgactcagaatcaaattctgagcaaatgtctgtgtgtgtggtgggatgttgatcaaaaaattgtcactcgattatctcgacattggctgaaccgattttgtccgttttggtgtCATTctatccgtcttggggtcccataagtcgctattaaaaattatgcagtttagttgagtacttcaaaagttatgctaaaaaaacgattttagcaaaagtccgggagattgtaaaaagggtggtttttgtaagaaaccccgtcatgctatacattttcagaaaggtatttaaaagacctttccaacgcgtccaagacattgaagatctgaccatcctatcaaaagttataagcacttaagtgttatttaagcactttttcgaggccggatctcaaatattttgatgaaaatgctgtccggatctctcatgcaacctatcgttggataggtattcaaaagagctttccaatgcgtccaaaacattgaagatctgacaaccctatcaaaagttataagcacttaagtgttatttacgcactttttgcattttggatagcaccctttaaatgtgaggaaggcgccaaccacctaagggtggattaagtaacgtttttttttcaaataatggtGCTTTAACaaaatgtgtgttttctttaaaataaaccttcccCTAATGTACTAGTGATACCAAGCCTAATTATCATTTGCCTATTCTTTGTTGATTTACttctttatttattcatttgaataatttgttaTCTTGTCCATCATaacaataatctaagcttgtttgttatctctatttattaactattgcctATGTCTACATCTACTACATCAagcttattctttttattttttaacacacAATTatgattctcttactattgcTTCTTTATAAAGTATATTCTCCTTTACTGTCTTTTGTTTTCtaacaagtgaggttcgagccttactcaatttatagaATGAttgaaggattaacacaaatactactattgtacttttggtaaacttttgaataacatgcttaggtcaaaaaaaattgtaacaaaacaccgcgacataAGAAAtatcaacagataaacacgacttaaCATTAGGGaatatttcaggagaaaacaatacacagtaaaataacaattagtttttgaattcaaactaaaataaaacagtttttgctttaataaaaattgataggcacactataaatggttaggcgcttatacttacatcaaaccctacgtaatgtaccacccccggccgagttaaaatgcgtacccggaaaagaaggtgtgcatgcctggcacgaacactcaaagcgtgttctagcgtgctgctcgtactgactcagagcaagggtgagatgtatgtgtaagggcagtgcgtgttcgtcgggaacctggtgcataagatcggtcaaggcccgtcaataccggcgccggccacgaccagtggtagggtcacggggaagtggataggaatgttagtccgatacttgagtgatatagaccgcccaatcgactgcatctccgacaaagtatcacatgagttttgagggggttagtagatgggtatgaggtcaggattcacgagtggcagtgatgtgaccatgagcattttgtttatcggttgaaaattttaaatcttaggcagctggctgcggaaagatagataattgactatttaaaaagttttttttttttatcgaacgcgtgccagccgaccagtagtgctatgggctggacttattagtatatttttactgtttttacaatttagataacgcgagcaaatttcaaaaatagtaaataaacgacgctttactcttcataaaatcgatagtttgatgagttaatactaaaactgccagttggaataaatttttacgattatttacgacgaaaattatcgcgaaaaaacaggactgcgcgttcccagaagcactgcattTATGAtgtcattattcaattataataaccaatcaccctatgcacacaaacagcgacacaaaagaaatgaaaataagcatgcaaatacaagacagcgcgtccccgtggtcagcgcactaatcagtTGTTCCCTGGAACAGGATTGTTAATAAACTCAAACACTGATATCCCATTAAAACAAACCTTTATCAAAGTCTAGAGTCTTTTTCAGGTatgcacccttaccaaaaatcatgactttttgagttccaaatcccacttttcatacgattttttcagttcaacccatataaccatttttatggttgtagtacctgaactaaaaaaaatcgtatgaaaagtgggatttggaactcaaaaaatcatgatttttggtaagggtgtgggTTTccttatgtttataggaccttttcaaataaaagaagtGCTCAAGCATAGATTATTAATCAAGTAGATGTCCCACTTGGAAGTTGCTCCATATACCTAGTTGGCGACACCCCTTTAGCGCTCTGCGCGCCGCCATCGTCAATTTACAGGTACTAAATTGGAAAACAAAATCATAGTACTCTTTGCACTTGCCTGtagaaaaattgttttgtttttgacaaagTGTCACCAAGTTTGGTTCAACACGTCCTTTAATAAATTATTTCTGTAAATTACCTTTTTAAAtcccaaaacacatgaaaagaTCGGCCACCAGGTGTGTACTCTAGCAGGGCAAGTAGCAGTGGCAGCAGCAGTTAAAAATCCGACTAGAATAAAAGAACCGGAAAGGGAGGAAATGACTCTCTTCAAGCAGAACACGGCCAGTTCCCACTCAATGCCGAAACCTCTGCGGGTTTGCACCACTCCCCCGGCCAGATGAAAAAGACTCGAGTGGTGGCAACGAAGGTTAGACTACAGTCCGCTCCTCAAAAAGATGCTTCTTGTTATAtaccttattttattttattttttccagacAAAAAgaactttatgtaaaacttTTACCAAAATGCAGCACAAGAATAGACAAACAAATTTAACGCTAATCCCGCCGTTCAAGTGCATCAGATTTAAAAAGGCCACTTCCGACTTTTAAACTACCTGGCTGACATTAAACCGCAAGAACAATCTTTTGCGTTGAGAAAAATTCAGGAGCTGCTCCAAAATCtagacaaataaaatttaatcagcATGTAGGTGTATAACATCCTTTTTATTGGGTCaactttttattattaattaacAAAGTAAAACAGGAAACAGTTGCATCAGAAATCGGGGCATTTCATCATGGTGCCCAGCATGTGTTTAGATTAGACTTCTGTTTCCGCTCGCTTCCGGCAAGTTAGTAGCTATTTCGGCAACGGAGGATTGTCGCACGCCGTGGTTCTTGTAAAAACCGGGTCCCAGGAAAAGCTTTGCTAGAGTTCTATTCTCACGAGAAAGCTGTGGCCTCTAGAAGCGCCGACGCTACGGTCAGATTCTAGAACGCTGCGCAGTTGATTGAATGATTGGCAGGGTCTTCTTAATCAGGTTTAGAGTGCAAACAGAGggcctgaaaaaataaattttctcagAAGCAATTGTTCTGTTCAACTTTATGCTACTCACTTGCTAATACGCACTTCGCTAACACGTCTCCCAGCTGAACGGATGGCACCGTCGGAGGAATCGGCTCCGTTCGCGGGATTTTCGGTGGTCAGAGATGCCCGCACCGGGTTGTtctcagagaaaaaaaaccaaCGATTTGAAGTCCCACTTGTTGGTGAAATGTTGACCGAAAATAAACAAAGTTTGCAAAGCACTTGTTGCTACGATGCAACCGTAACACTTGAACTGAAACCGgagaaaattaattttcccTTTGGAAACATCGAAAAGTAGTACCTGTGAATTGCCACCAGGTGTTATTTTGGCGTGGCGGTAGTGTCGCCAGCTCCAACAGGGGAGTGGCGTATCTATATATATTTAGTCTATGGCTCAAGTGAGTGCCGTGAAAGTGAAAAAGATACCGTGAATAACAaactcaagcaaaacattgtaaaaggcACGTTgtcgattttcaaaacattgagaaaaatcaatttgaagtttgggaaaagtttttcaaatcctATTTTAATAGAACTGTGAGAATTTGAAGGATTATTCCCTTAAAAGAGGGAAAACTATTACGTATACATTGCCTAATGTTCAAATTTACcaacaaatgatttttattcgagaaaattcataaaaaagcaACATAGACCCTGCAATAAAATTTGTGTTCCAAGCGATATGTGTTGGCCCTTTGCGTTTTAATACCTTTGTAAACAGTGGCAGTTTCACTTTCCGTTTTGGCCCCAGGCCAAACACGATTCTGTTCTGTTTATGTTTATGCTTTGTTTGTTCGGCCAGTGGCCAAAACAGGattaaccaaaacaaacttcACTTTTCTTTTTGGCCTTTTGCAGCGAATTTAGTTTTTCGgtgttttaatttgatttttgaggtctttgaatgatttttgtgatattttttgcaaaaaaagagaTCGTCTGAAACCTAAAGCTGTAGGCAAAGTGGTAGGTGCAATAAAGTAGGGATTTTTATCCCTCAAGAATTGATTCTGAAGAATCAGAAAGAAGTTCCCGTTACTTCACGATAGTTCTCACCACTCCCCAAGGATCAAAATAAACGCAGGTAAGTCTGATAGCATTGTAAAGTGTAGTTGAATGCCCTGTTAACATATCAATGTTTCAGTAGGAGCTGTGAAAAATCACGAAGTCAAAGTGACCAAGCTGTCAGGAACTTGTTGCTGCCGAAGCAGGGCGGTGGAAGACGCCCGCTTGGTGATGTACGATTTGCGCTTGGCTCTAGGCTTGGCCGTAAAACTATTTCCGCATAAGTTGTCTGGACTTTCCTGCGGGCTGTGCAACTGTTCGTCGTTCCCGTGTTCAAGTGGGCCAGGTTGATGATCGTCCTTTCCGACGCAACCGTAAGTGAAAATGTGCTTCGTG from Culex quinquefasciatus strain JHB chromosome 3, VPISU_Cqui_1.0_pri_paternal, whole genome shotgun sequence includes:
- the LOC6046886 gene encoding cytochrome b5 isoform X1, which encodes MADLKQFTLAEVAKHNTATDLWMIIDDKVYDVTKFQAEHPGGEEVLVEAAGKDATTEFVDVGHSSDAKEQMKQFVVGEIIEAERKKKKAACQPDCQRMAIIAGSALAAGIGLVLIYKALKK
- the LOC6046886 gene encoding cytochrome b5 isoform X2 — translated: MADLKQFTLAEVAKHNTATDLWMIIDDKVYDVTKFQAEHPGGEEVLVEAAGKDATTEFVDVGHSSDAKEQMKQFVVGEIIEAERKKKKAACQPDSASPSAGSSWFGSLKAKLFG